Part of the Manis javanica isolate MJ-LG chromosome 9, MJ_LKY, whole genome shotgun sequence genome, tattcacagtagccaagacattAGATATACAtaattcagccatgagaaaaaagaaaatgctgccATTCCCAACAACCTGGATAGAGCTTGAGGGCATTATGTGAAGTGAAAatagtcagacaaagaaagacaaatactatattatCTCAGTTaaatgtagaatctgaaaaagcTGAACTCACAGAAATGGATAGGAAAATGATTTTCACCAGGGGATGGGGGAAATGCGGAGATGTTGgtgaaaaggtacaaacttttagttaaaagatgaataaattccaGGGATCTAAAGTACAGGAATGTAACTAGAGTTAACAATACAGGactgtacacttgaaaatagCCATGGAGGAGATCTTCAATGTTCTCACAATAACAACAATGAAATGGTTACTATGTGAGTAGCAAATCACCTTCAagtacacaatgttatatgtcaattacacctcaatacaGCCagaaaaaactaatgaaaataagaaaagacttCCTATATGGCAATTTTCACTTTTATTGAATCTTGACTATTCTAAAGTTGTTTTATATAGCATTTACTTGGAAATGAACCacacttcaaaaatatttgtcagaGTTTATGCtcttaaaacatataaaaataatattcaaatttaaaatgtacaaacatAGGAAAAGAGATAAATGTAACAGAAGCATTCTGTTTATTATTATAGCAAACATTTGTAGTAGCATTTCATATCAATTTGTAgttataaagcacatttccaaaacaaATCTCATTTAATTATACATTGTATTCATCTGCAAGCCTCTTAGCAACCAGGtgggaaaaagaaacattttatgaaagtcttactttaaaaaatgaagctcaTGAATTTTCTTGGACTATTTCCTGAAAGAATATATTACTTGGCCATTATGTTAATGACTTTGGGGAACACCTAGCTTGTAAGTGTATTAGTATTTtgcaaaataacagaaattatctTCATATGGACTTTTGAGGTTTCACATCTCTGTGTGTGCATAGCTTCTATCTTGAAATCCTAATTCAGTGCTGACACGTGTTCAAGAATATAGCTAATACAGTCCAGACAAAAGTAAGATCATACTCAAACAGCTCTCATTGTGTCAAATGCTAATGCTTAAGAGTTAAAATAGAAAgtgtgtgttccatggggacttTATAATTAGGAACATGAAAATTCAGGCACTGAACCTGGCTGTTATGAAAACTTAAAATCTCTGGGAAAACAAGATCGCCGTTTTCACCCATCTTCACTCGGGCCGCGAAGCGTGAGAAAGGAAATCAATGTTCGTGAGAGGTCACCGCGTACCAGCTGCTCCACAGACACCGTCTCTTCTCCACGACAATCCGGTGCAGAGATAATAACcatcttacaaatgaggaaaccagggTTTCGTTTGCTAGACAAGCCAAGGTCTGCATGTGGACCCTTCTCTGCACACCGGCCACGTGCCCTGCTGCCACCCCACATGACAGCCCTGTTCACTTCGATTCAAAATAAAGCCATGGTCATTATATCTAAAGACCGATTTTGTCTCAAGAGTGGATCTCAGTCAATGACTTTGTCCTTTTCAAAGACACTCTTAGTTCCACTTCTGATGCACCCTTCCATTACTGGTACCTGCTCCTTTtggctaaaagaaaaaagactccAGATGTTCTCTTATGACTTATAACATCACCTCCATAGACAGGCCAATGGTCTTAACTTCAATTACATTTACTGCATCAGAAACAGAATATGTTTGATTTTGTCCTTTAGACATAACCTAATGACAGACCAATATTGAAAGTAAGCAAGTGCCTCAAGTCCATTTCAATTCACAGCATCCAATATGTCtagtataaaataataaagtgttCCTAGAAATATTAGAAGAAACACCATTATTTAATTACCATAAGGCCTTCCGggacagaaataaaacatgatttaCGTGGATGAGCAGCAGGAGGGTAGGAACTGAAAAGCACTGTACAGACGACACAGGCAACGCCGGTAGAAGAGAAAGCGAACGGTGAACCAGaaacaaaaagagagataaaatactaaaataaaataaagtaataaaaagggAGAAGTAAATTCTACAATGATATTTTGTATTACTGAGGCTGAGACAGATCATCGAAACATGAAGGGGAAACAGCACATCAGAGATTAAGTAATGTTTTGCAAAGCTAACAGGAAAAGAAATCATTGAATAAAATGCTTAATCTTTATTTCTCGGAAGATGGCATATTCCCTTTTAGTGAATCAGATTAATTAAGCAACTGGTTTGGTTGGAAAAGCACTGGGTCTATAAATGGGTTTTCCCCAACATCAGGCTACAAACAAAATAACAGGCTTATCACCAAAATGTATGCAAGGAGAGATTGGTGAGGAACAAAACTAAATAAGAAATATGCATAATGTCCTTAGTAATCAAGTAATAGATAACTGCGAGGACAAACAAGGGATTTTAAATCATAGGTTGTTTTGCTATAGTTTTAAGATGTGCTCCTCAGAAACATAGCTACCCAGTGGTTAGAGATGCAAGATCAATCacagaagtattttaaataaattctaaataatttcAAACACATATAAAGGCTCTCATAAGTATTGAACGataatttttgaaaagtataaacagaagaaaagacaaCATATGCATGAGAGGATGCTAAGTTATCCTAAGACCTTAGAATGACTGAGCCTTGTTTCTCCATGTACATGTCCACTGGGGGCCAGCTGCAACCTCTGCCCTGTGCTGTCTCCAGGGCGGGACCTGCAGTCATCCGTGAGTACAACTAAGTGCACGGCTTGGCACCACGCCCTCCTGCCCTTGCGCCTTCCGCCTTCCCAGCCTCGGTGCCAAAACCACCGGCCACCTGCCGAGCCACCCTGTGGACCCTCTGGGCTCTGCCAGGTGTAGCTGTGCGTTCAGGGGCAGCCTCACTCCACAAGCACCCGCCAAGGTGGCGAGACTCTCACCACGGGCACTTACCTGGTTTTTGTTTTACAATGAAGCtgtgtacatttttttatattctcaaaTTCTAGCAAGGGATCTCCCTCCTTAAAAGTGGTTGaccaaaaagaaattgaaaaaacacTTTAGCCAGATCAGTAAAAGGAGAAGAGCCCAGAAAGAGAACGGGGAATGTGTGAGAATTTTATATGTGGCAAAAATGGCGAagcaagacaaaaaaagaaagaagaattattTGATAAATGATTGGCAACTTGAGGGAAAACTACAGAAATAGCATTCCTTCCTAAAATACACCAGAAGCAATTCTGAATAGATCAAATTattgagtgggaaaaaaaaaccaaacaataaagagaagaaaagacataCAAAAATATCTACATGATCTCTGACTAGAAAACAAATTTCCATcattaaaatgtttgaaagaaaagCATTACTCCACttgagtatacacacacacacacaaaaatcttcTGTATATCCACAAAtggtataaatgaaaattttaattttgccttcTTGGGCAAATAataagtggagggaatactttcaacaAATTGATGGACAATGAATAATATACAAAGAGTTCAAATGGAAAGTAGAATATATGGTACAGTTTTTCTAACCTACCACATTAGATacttgaaaatcaaaatcaaGTTATATAATTCATATCCTCTGATCCCAATTCCATACTAGAAatgttcctcaagaaattaaaagagaTGCTGTTAAACACGTTTTCAAGGATAATCTTTCAATGTCCTTTGTTAAAGCTGTGAAAAGTTGGAAGGACCCTCCATGTGCAAAGTAGGAGAATGACTAGTTACGTGCCACCCAATGCAACAGGAACCATGAAAATCTCATGGGTATATACTACTTAACAATGGGGGGACATGCTCACATGGATTGTTAAATGAGTGCAAGTAGAATAAAAGTGTGTTTGTGAGATAAGTTTCCAGAGAAGTGGGCATGAAGGTGATAGCGGTCAAATCATCAACAATATTTTTCTTGGACCTAGTGACAGCTAcaatttctatattttctctGTAGTCATTGGCATTTTCCAAACTTTCTTTGAGGAAGATGTGTTCATTTTAGAATTAGAATAGAATGATGAAAAGCTCACCATGATGGTCCTGTTGGTGTGGATGGGGTGGGCATGGAAGGTTGGGTGTCCCCGCCGCCCTCCCTGACCAATGGCACTGAAGCGGATTCAGAAACGTTTCGTATGTACCAAGATGGTTTGCATCCGCCGTGAGTAGTTACCCAAAGAAGCCTATGACTAAATACGTTTGATTTTCTAAAGAACAGCTACCCTTATTTAAAGCACAAAACCCAGGTATGAAAAATCAAGAACTTATTAAAAAAATCGCCCAACTGTGGAGGGAACTTCctgatgcagagaaaaaaatgtatgaagatGCTTACAAAGCAGACTGGCAGGCGTACAGAGAAGAGATAAACAGAATTCAAGATGCTCTAACTCCAAGTCAGATTATAtctttggaaaaagaaatcatGCAAAAACGTTTAAAAACGAAAGCactaataaaaaagagagagttAACAATGCTTGGAAAACCGAAAAGACCTCGCTCAGCTTGTAACATGTATGTAGCTGAAAGGTTCCAGGAAACTAAGGATGTTTCATCACAGGTAAAGATGAAGATTGtaaatgaaaactggaaaaatctcCCTAGTTCTCAAAAGCAAGTATATGTTCAACTTGCTAAAGATGATAAAATTCGTTATGATAATGAAATGAAATCTTGGGAAGGACAAATGGCTGAAGTTGGACGAGATGATCTTGTGCGTCGCTCagcaaaattcaaagaaaacactgGCCACTAAGGAATGTTAAAGTAGAAGATTTGAGTCACGTTCACAATGGATAGACACAAGAAACCAATTAAGTCTCAATATTTGAAGCTGTTGTAAAACTAGGATAAATTtggtaaacattttatatttaactcCTCTTTTTTAGCTCATGGACTTATGCCAGTTCAGTACATTTTTTATTAGTATCATGCTTTAGAAAACCCaaacaggtaaaaaaaaagtcatgcgAAATTTAGTTTGTGTTTAGGAACTACTGAGGATCAATATAATCCATGAAATGTAGTAGTGAATCATTTTACCTTTGATAAAGGTAAATCAGACTGTGAAGTTTTATTATACTTGATGACTATGGAAAAAGTATTCTTGTTTCCTTATGCTATGGAGTCAGGAGTTTTCTATTCAGAAGTGCTCCAAGTTGCAGAAGCCACAGTGTTCTGTGATAGAACCATGTAGTTTTTGAAAAGCAGTGAGTGCCCACCTAGGTAAATTccaaatttatattatattcagAGTTGATGGTTGTACATGTAAGGGATTACTGATTTCTTTTGCCACTTTTTATAAAAGGCATGGAAAGATTTACAAaccttttcctaatttttttttccctaaagtaaaaactaagaaattatGTACCAAATCTATGCATATTGTTTCATAGtgcatgaaataaaattttaaatcttttctaaTTATATGTTGTAAGGCAGAACATTCATTTTACagctttttttgcttttttttcccttcttttttaagtagggatttttatcctgaattattttctcattctcaTGTAAGTGCATTTATCCTGTAAGTAGAGAACCTGTCTGTTCTAAGTTTTAAAATGAGAGATCTACAAAACAAAAAGTCTCCAAAGCTCTAGACTTGGAATCTGTGAGTTTCAAACATTTTCCTGAGGTAAAGGTGTACATAAGGGATAGCTAATAGTGGCTCATGGGCCGAAGCTCACTGCCTGCTTTTAATGGCCTGTGAACTGAGAattgtgtttataattttaaatggttAGAAGAATATTTcaagacacatgaaaattaaTAGGAAATTCAGtgtcccaaaataaaattttactggtaTATAGCCATACTCATTCTTTTACTTATTGTTCATGGTTGCTTTTGTACAACAATGACAGGATTGAGTAGTTGCTATAGAGATTATAGCCTGCCCAACCTAAAATATTACTCTCTGcacttacagaaaaagtttgccatcCCATGGTCTACAGTATAGAGTACTGTGACTAGTGTTCCCAAGTATTAATGTTTGTggataggctttttaaaaaactgttgggggcgggagccaagatggcggcgtgagtagagcagtggaaatctcctcccaaaaacacatagagctatgaaaatataacaaagaaaaatcttcctaaaatagagaccacaggacacaggacaacatccagaccacatccacacctgcaagaacccagcgccttgtgaagggggtaagatacaagccccagcccggagggacccgagcgcccctccccccggctcccggcgggtggagagaaaccggagcagtttttttttttttggcgagcgctttttggaagccttagagggacgggcccccgttgctggggaggcagggtggcgggaccggtgaggaggtgcctgggaacagcgccggaggacaaagaatatcccgcgtttctccctgcgagacctgggggcgggtgcctgagaccggtgcctgaggacggaggaggtcgcgcgtttttccccttttttttttttttctctttatggcaagcgctttttggaagccttgaagggacggggaccccagtgctagggaggcacggtggcgggactggtgagcgggtggctgggaccggcgcctgaggacaaagaatatcccccgtttttccctgcgggaccggtgggcgggtgcctgagaccggcacttgaggacagaggaaatcgcgcgtttttccccttttttttttctcttttctgcgagtgctttttggaagcctaaaagggacagggaccccggtgctagggaggcagggcggcgggactggtgagcgggtgcctgggaccggcacctgaggacaaagaatatcccgcatttttccctgtgggaccagtgggtgggtgcctgagaccagcacctgaggacggaagaaatcgcgcgtttttccccttttttttctctctttttgccaagtgctttttggaagccttgaagggacagggaccccggtgctagggaggcagggcggcaggactggtgagcgggtgcgtgggaccagtgcctgaggacaaagaatattgagcgttccttccctgcgggaccggtgggtgggtgctttttggaagccttgaaaggacagggaccctggtgctagggagacagggcagcaggaccagtgcgcgggtgcctgggaccggcacctgaggaaaaaaaaaaaaaatcgcgtgttttttctttttttttttcctttctgttccctctctcattgttgctgttgttgttttggtttggagagtgctttttggaaatcttaaaggggcaggacaggtcacttagaccagaagcagggaatctggggatctctgggcactctaaccccctgggcagcagggagcacagaggccccttacggagataaatagtctcctggctgctccccctctaacggggctccaccattttggaggaacagccccagccaggccaagcccacagcaacagtggagataaaccccaaagcaactgggcaggaagcagaagccctgtctgcgcacagctgcccagcacaagccactagaggtcgctattctcccaggaaaaggctacaaaccaacaagaagggaagctcttccagcggtcacttgtaccagctctgcagactatctctatcaccatgaaaaggcaaaactacaggcagacaaagatcacagagacaacacctgagaaggagacagacctaactagtcctcctgaaaaagaattcaaaataaaaatcatgaacatgctgacagagatgcagaaaaaaatgcaagagcaatgggatgagatgcagagaaaaatgcaagagcagtgggatgagatgcagagaaaaatgcaagagcagtgggatgaagtccggaaggagatcacagatgtcaggaaagagatcacagaagtgaaacaatccctggaaggatttataagcagaatggataagatgcaagaggccattgaaggaatagaagccagagaacaggaacgtatagaagctgacatagagagagataaaaggatctccaggaatgaaacaacactaagagaaatatgtgaccaatacaaaaggaaaaacattcgtattatagggataccagaagaggaagaaagaggaaaagggatagaaagggtctttgaagaaataattgctgaaaacttccccaaactgggggaggaaataatcgaacagaccatggaattatacagaacccccaacagaaaggatccaaggaggacaacaccaagacacataataattaaaatggcaaggatcaaggacaaggaaagagttttaaaggcagctagagagaaaaaggtcacctataaaggaaaaccaatcaggctaacatcagacttctcaacagaaaccctacaggccagaagagaatggcatgatatacttaatgcaatgaaacagaagggccttgaaccaaggatactgtatccagcacgactatcatttaaatatgatggtgggatcaaacaattcccagacaagcaaaagctgagggaatttgcttcccacaaaccacctctacagggcatcctacagggactgctctagatgggagcacccctaaaaagagcacagaacaaaacacacaacatatgaagaagggaggaggaggaataagaagggagagaagaaaagactctccagacagtgtatataacagctcaataagcgagctaagttaggcagtaagatactaaagaagctaaccttgaacctttggtaaccacgaatctaaagcctgcaatggcaataagtacatatctttcaatagtcaccctaaatgtaaatggacttaatgcaccaatcaaaagacatagagtaatagaatggataaaaaagcaagacccatctatatgctgcttacaagaaactcaccttaaacccaaagataagcatagactaaaagtcaagggatggaaaaacatatttcaggcaaacaacagtgagaagaaagcaggggttgcagtactaatatcagacaaaatagacttcaaaacaaagaaagtaacaagagataaagaaggccactacataatgataaagggcttagtccaacaagaggatataaccattctaaatatatatgcacccaatacaggagcaccagcatatgtgaagcaaatactaacagaactaaagagggaaatagactgcaatgcattcattgtaggagacttcaacacaccactcaccccaaaggatagatccaccgggcagaaaataagtaaagacacacaggcactgaacaacacactagaacagatggacctaatagacatctatagaactttacatccaaaagcaacaggatatacattcttctcaagtgcacatggaacattctctagaatagaccacatactagctcacaaaaagagcctcagtaaattccacaatattgaaattctaccaaccaatttttcagaccacaaaggtatgaaagtagaaataaattctacaaagaaaacaaaaaggctcacaaacacatggaggcttaacaacatgctactaaataatcaatggatcaatgaacaaatcaaaatagagatcaaggaatatatagaaacaaatgacaacaacaacactaagccccaacttctgtgggatgcagcgaaagcagtcttaagagg contains:
- the LOC108404737 gene encoding LOW QUALITY PROTEIN: transcription factor A, mitochondrial-like (The sequence of the model RefSeq protein was modified relative to this genomic sequence to represent the inferred CDS: substituted 1 base at 1 genomic stop codon); translated protein: MQGTRPLPSRSLQSSKRQKAERKQQRQPRRRGTPHTGEKSACGSENLSAGRHLLILRWASGVQRVPSPAALGVPGSTGSHSISSQGRAGGRLAEHKGTAQVVLVLHVGITCAESEELGFPRLLTTCGFRNVSYVPRWFASAVSSYPKKPMTKYVXFSKEQLPLFKAQNPGMKNQELIKKIAQLWRELPDAEKKMYEDAYKADWQAYREEINRIQDALTPSQIISLEKEIMQKRLKTKALIKKRELTMLGKPKRPRSACNMYVAERFQETKDVSSQVKMKIVNENWKNLPSSQKQVYVQLAKDDKIRYDNEMKSWEGQMAEVGRDDLVRRSAKFKENTGH